Proteins from one Streptomyces sp. NBC_00390 genomic window:
- a CDS encoding glycine-rich domain-containing protein — MSTAVPVRANARSLVSEELFGRLVNRIVKDEGIERPLAERIVTDALAFLAACGANPGAPLGPSEQVDIGWHTFILYTEPYAEFCQRVAGRFIHHSPADEPGMTYEPKRDTRLRAVEAMRSIGYEPDHELWGHAADCSQCHSGCSDSNYAGK; from the coding sequence ATGAGCACTGCGGTACCTGTACGGGCCAATGCCCGCAGCCTCGTATCGGAAGAGCTGTTCGGCCGGCTCGTGAACCGGATCGTCAAGGACGAGGGGATCGAGCGGCCCCTCGCCGAGAGGATCGTGACCGACGCACTCGCATTCCTCGCCGCCTGCGGCGCTAACCCTGGTGCCCCGCTTGGCCCGAGCGAGCAGGTGGACATCGGATGGCACACCTTCATCCTCTACACCGAGCCCTACGCCGAGTTCTGCCAGCGTGTAGCTGGCCGGTTCATCCACCACTCCCCGGCTGACGAGCCGGGCATGACGTACGAGCCGAAGCGCGACACCCGGCTCCGCGCCGTCGAGGCCATGCGCAGCATCGGCTACGAGCCCGACCACGAACTGTGGGGCCACGCCGCCGACTGCTCGCAGTGCCACTCTGGCTGCTCCGACAGCAACTACGCCGGCAAGTAG
- a CDS encoding DUF6300 family protein has protein sequence MSDEQEEIVLQLDDPPNCTRCDGPCLLLATFSHSWTNARGEDVSGLREAVLCPECDRGEQAADELLALFAVDDQVSPSNVEVFAELVAAWVESVRHRHVDIALLDDEHERWRRGQL, from the coding sequence GTGAGCGATGAGCAAGAGGAGATCGTTCTCCAACTCGACGATCCACCCAACTGCACACGGTGTGATGGCCCTTGCCTGCTCTTGGCGACCTTCAGCCACTCGTGGACGAACGCACGCGGCGAGGACGTCTCCGGCCTCCGCGAAGCGGTGCTCTGCCCGGAGTGCGACCGCGGTGAACAGGCTGCAGACGAGCTGCTGGCCCTCTTCGCAGTAGACGACCAGGTCAGCCCGTCCAATGTCGAAGTGTTCGCCGAACTCGTCGCGGCCTGGGTGGAGTCCGTACGCCACCGCCACGTCGACATCGCACTGCTGGACGACGAACACGAACGCTGGCGGCGCGGACAGCTGTGA